A part of Candidatus Sulfotelmatobacter sp. genomic DNA contains:
- the glk gene encoding glucokinase gives MILAGDVGGTKTQLALYEPGGSPRSPRSQKRLPSRDYPSLEALVGAFVDGSGVRPSRAVLGIAGPVVDNRCEATNLPWRMSGAEIGAALGGARVTLLNDLVTTAWGVGELSPADLATLQPGLPLRGNRALIAAGTGLGEVIVVRDGERWIASASEGGHADFGSRTPLEDELLVWMRAKYGRVSYERVLSGHGLADLHRFMRATGRGEEPAAVATAFDQAADPAMVVTQSALEGGCERARLALELFCDVYGAEAGNLALKGLAVGGFYVGGGIAPKIQRVIGSGRFIRSFTDKGRLRPVLEQMPVSLIRDENTSLWGAARLALADND, from the coding sequence GTGATTCTCGCCGGGGACGTCGGTGGCACGAAGACGCAGCTCGCGCTCTACGAGCCGGGCGGCTCCCCGCGCTCCCCGCGCAGCCAGAAGCGCCTCCCCAGCCGCGATTACCCCTCTCTCGAAGCCCTGGTCGGAGCGTTCGTCGACGGCTCCGGGGTCCGCCCGAGCCGGGCGGTGCTGGGGATTGCCGGCCCGGTGGTGGACAACCGCTGCGAGGCCACCAACCTCCCCTGGCGCATGTCCGGCGCCGAGATCGGCGCGGCGCTGGGCGGGGCGCGCGTCACCCTGCTCAACGATCTGGTCACCACCGCGTGGGGAGTCGGAGAGCTCTCCCCCGCCGATCTGGCGACGTTGCAGCCGGGTCTCCCGCTCCGTGGCAATCGAGCGCTGATCGCGGCCGGCACCGGACTCGGCGAGGTGATCGTGGTGCGCGACGGCGAGCGCTGGATCGCGAGCGCCTCCGAGGGCGGACACGCCGACTTCGGATCGCGCACCCCGCTCGAGGACGAGCTGCTGGTGTGGATGCGCGCGAAGTACGGTCGGGTGAGCTACGAGCGCGTGTTGTCGGGACACGGGCTTGCCGATCTCCACCGGTTCATGCGCGCCACCGGTCGCGGCGAGGAGCCCGCGGCGGTGGCGACGGCGTTCGACCAGGCCGCCGACCCCGCGATGGTGGTGACGCAGAGCGCGCTCGAAGGGGGCTGCGAGCGCGCGCGGCTCGCGCTCGAGCTGTTCTGCGACGTCTATGGCGCCGAAGCCGGCAATCTGGCGCTCAAGGGTCTGGCGGTGGGCGGCTTCTACGTCGGCGGCGGCATCGCGCCCAAGATCCAGCGGGTGATCGGGAGCGGCCGCTTCATCCGCTCCTTCACCGACAAGGGGCGCCTGCGGCCGGTGCTCGAGCAGATGCCGGTGTCGCTGATCCGGGACGAGAACACTTCCCTGTGGGGCGCAGCGCGCCTCGCGCTGGCCGACAACGATTGA